From a single Bryobacter aggregatus MPL3 genomic region:
- a CDS encoding histidine-type phosphatase → MKKNQTFLSFFLLAAYGIAQKESPQPKLQYAVILTRHGVRAPLAPNRWLHFYSVGSWPSWGVLPGHLTPHGRQMMKLMGAYYGETFRAEGLLARNGCEDSGRIYVWSDSDQRTTESARALLEGIIPGCRYAVHSGRPGIPDPLLSTQGTARFRSEDRSGLQPALDKLHFVLKGARARSNLSLRTAATLAENLMLEYANGFEGNELGWGRLSQEDLQEILTLRAAQPRKAEYARNLWLRIQTSLCQAATGESIDGSIGPKNTALLILSGHDKNLESLAALLGLNWQLASYPKNYASPGGALVFTLWRQDGRFRLRSQYIAQSLEQLHNGSGGTPVVIDLGSSDFTPITRPPHGHFCVATSLLVTSSKRRR, encoded by the coding sequence TTGAAGAAAAATCAGACCTTCCTCAGTTTCTTCCTGCTGGCGGCGTACGGGATTGCACAAAAGGAGAGCCCGCAACCCAAGTTGCAGTACGCCGTGATCCTCACCCGACACGGCGTTCGCGCTCCTCTGGCGCCGAATCGCTGGCTTCATTTTTACTCCGTGGGGTCTTGGCCCAGTTGGGGCGTCCTCCCTGGTCATCTCACTCCCCACGGGCGGCAGATGATGAAGCTGATGGGAGCCTACTATGGCGAGACCTTTCGCGCCGAAGGGCTGCTTGCTCGCAATGGTTGCGAGGACTCCGGCCGCATCTATGTCTGGTCAGATAGCGATCAGCGCACTACGGAATCGGCTCGTGCACTCCTTGAAGGGATCATCCCCGGATGTCGCTATGCGGTCCACTCTGGCAGACCAGGGATTCCAGATCCGCTCTTGTCTACGCAAGGCACTGCACGATTTCGCTCAGAGGATCGATCTGGACTCCAACCCGCACTCGACAAGTTGCACTTTGTGCTCAAGGGCGCGCGAGCGAGATCGAATCTTTCTCTACGCACGGCAGCAACCTTAGCCGAGAATCTGATGCTCGAATACGCCAATGGCTTCGAGGGAAACGAACTGGGCTGGGGGAGACTGTCCCAGGAAGATTTGCAAGAGATCCTGACGCTCCGTGCTGCGCAGCCGCGCAAAGCGGAGTATGCGCGGAATCTTTGGCTGCGAATCCAGACTTCGCTGTGCCAAGCCGCGACAGGCGAAAGCATCGATGGCTCGATCGGACCCAAGAACACGGCACTGCTGATCCTATCGGGTCACGACAAGAACCTCGAAAGTCTGGCCGCGCTGCTCGGACTCAACTGGCAGCTTGCCTCCTATCCAAAGAACTATGCTTCGCCAGGCGGAGCACTGGTCTTTACGTTGTGGAGGCAAGACGGGCGCTTCCGATTGCGGTCCCAATACATCGCGCAGAGTCTGGAGCAGTTACACAACGGTAGCGGCGGCACACCTGTTGTGATCGACCTGGGGAGCTCCGATTTTACTCCCATCACCCGGCCGCCCCACGGACACTTCTGCGTCGCGACCTCTCTTCTGGTCACTTCCAGCAAGCGGCGGAGATAA